A single genomic interval of Aegicerativicinus sediminis harbors:
- a CDS encoding 2-isopropylmalate synthase, with product MPETTIQIFDTTLRDGEQVPGCKLNTKQKLVIAEKLDELGVDIIEAGFPVSSPGDFESVVEISKIVKNATVCGLTRANENDIKVAAEALKLARTPRIHTGIGTSESHITHKFKSTQEKILERAYEAVKYAKSFVEDVEFYAEDAGRTDNEYLARVCEAAIKAGATVLNIPDTTGYCLPNEYGAKIKYLKENVKGIEKAILSCHCHNDLGLATANSIEGVINGARQIECTINGIGERAGNTALEEVVMILKQHPYLNFNTNINTSMLYGMSQLVSDSMGIYTQPNKAIVGSNAFAHSSGIHQDGVIKNRETYEIIDPKDVGVTESAIVLTARSGRAALAYRAKNIGYNLTKLQLDEIYSNFLDLADTKKEVNDNDIHQIIEKSKVYKEIISA from the coding sequence ATGCCTGAAACAACTATTCAAATATTTGATACAACTTTAAGAGATGGGGAACAAGTTCCTGGATGTAAGTTAAACACCAAACAAAAACTTGTTATTGCAGAGAAACTAGATGAACTTGGAGTTGACATTATTGAAGCAGGATTTCCTGTCTCCAGCCCAGGAGACTTTGAATCTGTAGTAGAAATTTCAAAAATTGTCAAAAATGCTACTGTTTGTGGATTAACAAGAGCAAATGAAAATGATATTAAAGTAGCCGCTGAAGCCTTAAAATTGGCTAGAACTCCTCGCATACATACAGGAATTGGCACTTCAGAATCCCACATTACCCACAAATTTAAATCCACACAAGAGAAAATATTAGAACGAGCTTATGAAGCGGTTAAGTATGCCAAAAGCTTTGTTGAGGATGTGGAATTTTATGCTGAAGATGCTGGAAGAACAGACAACGAGTATTTAGCTCGGGTTTGTGAAGCAGCCATTAAAGCAGGTGCAACCGTCTTGAATATTCCAGACACAACGGGATATTGTTTACCCAATGAATATGGAGCAAAAATTAAATACCTAAAAGAAAACGTAAAGGGTATTGAAAAAGCAATACTGTCTTGCCACTGCCATAACGATTTGGGTCTTGCCACGGCTAATTCAATTGAAGGTGTGATAAATGGGGCGAGGCAGATTGAATGTACCATAAATGGTATAGGAGAGCGCGCCGGAAATACTGCTTTGGAAGAGGTTGTTATGATATTAAAGCAACACCCATACTTAAATTTTAATACCAACATTAATACTTCCATGTTATATGGTATGAGTCAGTTGGTTTCAGATAGCATGGGTATTTATACTCAACCTAATAAAGCTATTGTTGGGAGCAACGCTTTCGCACACAGTTCCGGAATACACCAAGATGGGGTAATCAAAAATCGTGAAACGTACGAAATTATTGATCCTAAGGATGTTGGAGTTACCGAATCTGCAATTGTTTTAACAGCGCGAAGTGGTAGAGCCGCATTGGCTTATCGAGCCAAAAATATCGGTTATAATTTAACTAAATTACAGTTGGATGAAATATACAGCAATTTCCTAGATCTTGCCGACACCAAAAAAGAAGTGAATGATAATGACATTCACCAAATAATAGAAAAAAGTAAAGTTTACAAAGAAATTATTTCTGCTTAA